One part of the Actinotignum schaalii genome encodes these proteins:
- the topA gene encoding type I DNA topoisomerase yields the protein MTKLVIVESPAKARTIGRYLGEDFEVLASVGHIRDLPQPSELPDSMKKGPYGRFAVDVDGDFAPYYVISSGKNKTVAELKKALKNADELFLATDEDREGEAIAWHLYEVLKPKVPTSRMVFHEITPEAISRALETPRALDTQLVDAQESRRILDRLVGYEVSPLLWRKVAAGLSAGRVQSATTRLVVQRERERMAFVSASYWDVTATFGTSEQFEAALHSLDGARIASGKDFGDDGALSAKATKEGVRALNAELAGELAETLEGARGAVRTREEKPYRRRPAAPFTTSTLQQEAGRKLRLSSRQTMRIAQSLYESGYITYMRTDSTNLSAQAISAARSQIKELYGQASLPEKPRFYGKKAKGAQEAHEAIRPAGDHFRTPQMVAGELSGADFRLYELIWKRTVASQMEDARGQTVSLKIDVPVSGAAGAQTATFSASGTVITFPGFLAAYEEGRDANRYEATDAARLPDVKEGEALPVSAPQATGHETLPPPRYTEASLVKKMEELGIGRPSTYASTISTITDRGYVEHRGQALVPTWTAFSVVRLLEENLPDLVDYDFTAQMETDLDRIAEGSGDRVTYLSKFWRGDGDKPGLEGRVESLGDIDARAINSTPIGEGITLRNGKYGPYLEVEGSDKRASVPAGMAPDEMTVEAARDILEKASSDGRELGEDPETGRRVVVKSGRFGPYVTEIIREGEVALTPTGKVSKKAPKPRTASLLKSMQPETVTLEEALRLLHLPRVIGQGEDGVDITATNGRYGPYITHGKDTRSLETEEQIFTITLEEAQALLAQPKRRRGQAAAKPPLKELGTDPVTEAPVVLKEGRFGPYVTDGKTNASLRKGDTVEDITPERAYELLADRRAKGPVKRRTTAKKAASASSTAKKTTAKKTTAKTSTAKTTTAKKPAAKKPAAKKSATESTTEKA from the coding sequence GTGACGAAGCTGGTTATCGTGGAGTCTCCCGCCAAGGCGCGCACGATCGGCAGGTACCTAGGCGAAGATTTCGAGGTGCTGGCGTCCGTGGGGCACATTCGAGACCTGCCCCAGCCCTCGGAGCTCCCCGACAGTATGAAGAAAGGCCCCTACGGGCGCTTCGCTGTTGATGTGGACGGTGATTTCGCGCCCTACTACGTTATTTCTTCCGGCAAGAACAAAACTGTTGCCGAGCTGAAAAAAGCTTTGAAGAACGCCGACGAACTCTTCCTGGCAACCGATGAGGACCGCGAGGGGGAAGCAATCGCCTGGCATCTTTACGAGGTGCTCAAGCCGAAAGTTCCCACGTCGCGGATGGTTTTCCACGAAATCACTCCCGAGGCGATCTCCCGCGCCCTGGAAACACCCCGCGCGCTCGATACCCAGCTGGTGGACGCCCAGGAATCACGCCGTATCCTTGACCGCCTGGTCGGCTACGAAGTCTCGCCGCTCCTGTGGCGCAAGGTCGCCGCGGGACTTTCCGCCGGTCGCGTCCAATCTGCCACCACGCGCCTCGTCGTCCAGCGCGAACGCGAACGCATGGCTTTCGTTTCCGCCTCGTATTGGGACGTGACCGCCACTTTCGGTACCTCCGAACAATTCGAAGCAGCCCTCCATTCTCTTGACGGCGCGCGAATTGCTTCCGGTAAAGATTTTGGCGACGACGGCGCCCTCTCCGCCAAGGCCACTAAAGAAGGCGTACGGGCTTTGAACGCCGAGCTGGCCGGTGAGCTGGCGGAAACACTCGAGGGCGCGAGGGGCGCAGTACGCACCCGGGAAGAAAAGCCGTATCGCCGTCGCCCTGCCGCACCTTTCACCACCTCGACCTTGCAGCAGGAAGCCGGGCGTAAACTGCGTCTCTCCTCGCGTCAAACGATGCGGATCGCCCAGTCGCTCTACGAATCGGGCTATATCACCTATATGCGTACCGATTCCACGAACCTATCCGCGCAGGCCATCAGCGCGGCCCGCAGCCAAATCAAGGAATTGTACGGGCAGGCCAGCCTGCCGGAAAAGCCGCGATTCTACGGTAAGAAAGCGAAGGGCGCGCAGGAAGCTCACGAAGCTATCCGTCCGGCCGGGGATCACTTCCGCACCCCGCAGATGGTGGCCGGTGAACTGTCCGGCGCGGATTTCCGCCTCTACGAACTCATTTGGAAGCGCACGGTTGCTTCCCAGATGGAAGATGCGCGCGGACAAACGGTTTCGCTAAAAATTGATGTGCCGGTGAGTGGCGCGGCCGGTGCCCAAACCGCCACCTTCTCTGCATCCGGAACGGTGATTACCTTCCCCGGGTTCCTGGCCGCTTACGAAGAAGGCCGGGATGCCAATCGCTACGAAGCTACCGATGCCGCCCGGCTCCCGGACGTGAAAGAAGGGGAAGCGCTGCCGGTCAGCGCCCCGCAGGCCACCGGCCACGAAACTCTTCCCCCGCCGCGCTATACCGAAGCATCGCTGGTGAAGAAAATGGAAGAGCTGGGTATCGGGCGTCCCTCGACCTACGCTTCCACGATTTCCACCATTACCGACCGCGGGTATGTGGAGCATCGCGGCCAGGCGCTCGTTCCTACCTGGACGGCTTTCTCCGTGGTGCGCCTCCTGGAAGAAAACCTTCCCGACCTGGTGGATTACGATTTCACCGCCCAGATGGAAACCGACCTCGACCGTATCGCGGAGGGCAGCGGGGACCGGGTCACCTACCTGTCGAAATTCTGGCGGGGAGATGGCGATAAGCCAGGCTTGGAAGGCCGGGTGGAATCCCTCGGGGATATTGATGCACGCGCGATTAATTCCACCCCGATCGGGGAGGGAATCACCCTGCGCAACGGCAAATACGGGCCCTATCTGGAAGTGGAGGGCTCGGATAAGCGCGCTTCGGTACCGGCCGGGATGGCCCCCGATGAAATGACGGTGGAGGCCGCCCGCGACATCCTGGAGAAGGCATCCTCCGATGGGCGTGAGCTGGGCGAAGACCCGGAAACCGGGCGGCGCGTCGTCGTGAAATCCGGGCGTTTCGGGCCGTACGTCACCGAAATTATTCGCGAGGGTGAAGTCGCGCTCACTCCCACCGGGAAAGTGTCCAAAAAAGCACCGAAGCCGCGCACGGCCTCGTTGCTCAAATCCATGCAACCGGAAACTGTCACGCTGGAGGAGGCGCTGCGCTTGCTGCATCTGCCGCGCGTGATCGGGCAAGGTGAGGACGGTGTGGATATCACCGCGACGAACGGGCGTTACGGCCCGTATATCACCCACGGGAAAGATACGCGCTCGCTGGAAACCGAGGAGCAGATTTTCACGATCACCCTGGAGGAGGCGCAGGCCTTGCTGGCCCAGCCCAAGCGGCGGCGCGGGCAGGCCGCTGCCAAGCCCCCGCTCAAGGAGTTGGGAACCGATCCGGTGACTGAAGCGCCGGTGGTGCTCAAAGAGGGCCGTTTCGGGCCGTATGTGACCGACGGGAAAACGAATGCGTCGCTGCGCAAGGGCGATACCGTGGAGGATATTACCCCTGAGCGCGCCTATGAGCTACTCGCGGATCGGCGCGCGAAAGGCCCGGTGAAACGGCGTACCACGGCGAAGAAGGCCGCGTCCGCAAGCTCAACCGCGAAGAAAACGACGGCGAAAAAGACTACCGCGAAAACTTCGACGGCCAAGACGACCACCGCGAAGAAGCCAGCCGCCAAGAAGCCAGCAGCGAAAAAGTCCGCTACCGAATCGACCACCGAGAAGGCATAA
- a CDS encoding methyltransferase: MELFVPGASERLATTLRQDLTSYTTAHISTLLGPEAIAAMRREQRIPALLACEKVCHQAAAPHTEAEILACQVRLLILGDTLSAAELEGAFPATFGDRVTRDALLVIGNAGYRARFQVVPVPLDITRKGTRRVTRTEVLIASDFGELAGRVPGAHHVMPVGGATRTLANIVTYTGGRVLDVGTGCGIHAISAALHGCEVVATDISARALQFASLNIALAAVRVELLHGSLFDPVEGRFDTIVSNPPFVITPASVRQKVDFEYRDGGFGGDTLLSELISALPAHLTDTGTAYILGNWEVEDGCSWDTHPQVWARVAGLDAWFIARDDVDPAHYVEMWLRDGGLRPRDAGYEEAYRTWLDDFAARGIRAISLGYGILSRPAAAREPKIRTEEIPGRPQGDIRQHIQRVWNNRHLVAAPDEDVAQRHLTRTEVIEHRFYDPGAADPLRIVLAHTGGFQQTLPADSQVAAFVGACDGELSVGALCKAIAQIYGEDSAAVQARLLETVRELIATGLLTEGTGMGTAMGTGTGS; the protein is encoded by the coding sequence ATGGAGCTCTTTGTCCCGGGCGCCTCCGAGCGCCTCGCCACCACGTTACGTCAAGATCTCACAAGCTATACCACCGCACATATATCCACCCTGCTCGGCCCGGAAGCTATCGCAGCTATGCGCCGTGAGCAGCGCATCCCCGCGCTTCTCGCATGCGAAAAAGTGTGCCATCAGGCCGCCGCCCCGCATACCGAAGCGGAGATCCTGGCCTGCCAGGTTCGCCTCCTTATCCTTGGAGACACCTTGAGTGCCGCGGAACTCGAGGGCGCTTTTCCCGCTACTTTCGGTGACCGGGTCACGCGCGACGCGCTGCTCGTTATCGGCAACGCGGGATACCGGGCCCGTTTCCAAGTGGTTCCCGTTCCGCTGGATATTACCCGCAAGGGCACCCGCCGGGTCACCCGTACCGAGGTGCTGATCGCCTCCGATTTCGGGGAACTGGCCGGCCGGGTGCCCGGAGCCCACCACGTTATGCCGGTGGGTGGGGCCACCCGCACCCTCGCGAATATCGTCACCTACACCGGGGGACGGGTTCTGGATGTGGGAACCGGCTGCGGGATTCACGCCATTAGCGCCGCGCTGCACGGCTGCGAGGTGGTCGCCACCGATATTTCAGCGCGAGCTTTGCAATTCGCCTCCCTCAATATCGCGCTCGCGGCCGTGCGGGTGGAGCTGCTCCACGGTTCCCTTTTCGATCCGGTGGAAGGGCGTTTCGATACCATCGTGTCCAATCCGCCCTTCGTTATCACACCCGCAAGCGTCCGGCAAAAAGTCGATTTCGAGTATCGCGACGGTGGTTTCGGTGGGGATACTCTCCTCTCCGAACTTATCTCCGCGCTCCCCGCACATCTCACGGATACCGGCACCGCCTATATTTTGGGGAATTGGGAAGTGGAAGATGGCTGCTCCTGGGATACCCACCCGCAGGTGTGGGCCCGGGTGGCGGGCCTCGATGCCTGGTTTATTGCGCGTGATGACGTCGATCCGGCCCACTACGTGGAAATGTGGCTCCGGGATGGTGGCCTGCGCCCGCGCGATGCCGGATACGAGGAGGCCTACCGCACCTGGCTCGATGATTTTGCCGCCCGCGGGATACGCGCCATCAGCCTGGGCTACGGGATCCTCTCTCGCCCGGCCGCCGCTCGCGAACCCAAGATCCGCACCGAGGAAATACCGGGCCGCCCCCAGGGTGATATCCGTCAGCATATTCAGCGGGTGTGGAATAACCGGCACCTGGTGGCCGCCCCCGATGAGGATGTAGCGCAGCGCCACCTCACCCGCACCGAAGTAATCGAGCATCGTTTTTATGACCCGGGAGCAGCCGATCCGTTGCGTATTGTTCTCGCACACACGGGCGGATTCCAGCAGACCCTCCCGGCCGATTCCCAAGTCGCGGCTTTCGTGGGTGCCTGCGATGGCGAGTTGAGCGTGGGAGCCCTCTGCAAGGCGATTGCGCAGATTTACGGAGAAGATAGCGCGGCGGTCCAAGCCCGCCTGCTCGAGACGGTGCGCGAGCTCATCGCCACCGGGCTCTTGACCGAAGGAACAGGAATGGGAACAGCAATGGGAACAGGAACCGGGAGCTAG
- a CDS encoding DEAD/DEAH box helicase translates to MRLLSVLEESATAGQLVALREQDARPARVAGWPTWVSPQVKAACASHGVPHLWEHQVRAANLIHAGTHTVVATGTGSGKSLAAWVPALTEMLSPRGSGSLARVSAPPTVLYLSPTKALAADQYTSLRALARDVDSRITVAAADGDADSEEKTFARDHADIVLTNPDFVHHAMLPQKDRWQRIWRGLRMIVVDEFHSYKGLFGAHVGHVVRRILRIAALYGAHPTVVFLSATAGAPQETATRFIGTAFGTVEAVTDDASPRGERIVALWQCSPVDDDATGHVPPGEEPGVAEDTARRSAMVEAADLTARFVAEGARVLTFVRSRAGTERVAELTQAFLREDRNPLAEAVAAYRGGYLPEERRDLEQRLRSGDLRAVATTNALELGIDISGLDAVILTGWPGTTASFNQQAGRAGRAGSSGLAVFIGTSNPLDQYLLAHPDAILSAGAEASVFDPLNPNVLTGQLCAAAAEHPLTAADAAIFGLPDTSLFDELSEQGLLRRRPGGWFWGHAGISAHELVNLRGEASTVSIVDEEDGTILGTVDAARADTTVYPGAIYVHQGVPFDVLTCDGDEAIVRHRLKDDLRTFASEETTVKILRTRASTATRFGTWAWGDVEVFNRVIGYHLRRARDGMYLGFHPITPRERSMETCGTWWTMSSQDLEALGIPAADVPGALHAAEHAAIGMLPLFAICDRWDVGGLSTAYHLDTGAATVIVHDAAAGGSGCAERGYLAGREWIRATRDAVAGCPCQSGCPRCVQSPKCGNNNDPLWKEGAVLVLSALSCALDELESAPPEP, encoded by the coding sequence ATGCGCCTCCTTTCCGTTCTTGAAGAATCCGCCACCGCGGGACAGTTGGTAGCGCTGCGCGAACAAGACGCCCGCCCCGCGCGGGTGGCCGGGTGGCCCACGTGGGTCAGTCCGCAAGTCAAGGCCGCCTGCGCGAGCCACGGCGTCCCGCACCTGTGGGAGCACCAAGTCCGGGCCGCGAACCTCATTCACGCGGGGACCCACACGGTGGTGGCGACCGGAACCGGTTCGGGTAAATCTCTGGCGGCGTGGGTGCCTGCGCTCACCGAGATGCTGAGCCCGCGCGGCTCGGGTAGTTTAGCGCGGGTGAGCGCCCCGCCAACCGTGCTGTATCTTTCGCCGACCAAAGCTCTGGCGGCGGACCAATACACCTCGCTGCGGGCCTTGGCTCGGGATGTGGACTCCCGTATCACGGTGGCTGCCGCGGACGGGGATGCTGACTCGGAGGAGAAGACTTTCGCGCGCGACCACGCCGATATTGTGCTGACCAACCCTGATTTCGTGCATCACGCGATGCTGCCCCAGAAAGACCGGTGGCAGCGGATCTGGCGCGGGCTGCGGATGATCGTCGTCGACGAATTTCATTCGTACAAGGGCCTGTTCGGGGCGCATGTGGGCCATGTGGTGCGCCGGATTTTGCGTATCGCGGCGCTGTACGGCGCCCACCCCACCGTTGTTTTCCTGTCGGCAACCGCCGGCGCACCGCAGGAAACCGCCACCAGATTTATCGGAACAGCTTTCGGAACCGTTGAAGCGGTCACGGATGACGCCTCGCCGCGCGGCGAACGTATCGTCGCCTTGTGGCAGTGTTCTCCTGTCGACGACGACGCGACCGGCCACGTTCCTCCCGGGGAAGAACCGGGAGTCGCGGAGGATACCGCGCGCCGCTCGGCCATGGTGGAGGCGGCTGATCTGACCGCTCGTTTCGTGGCCGAAGGCGCGCGCGTCCTCACCTTTGTGCGTTCGCGGGCCGGAACCGAACGGGTTGCCGAGCTGACCCAGGCGTTTTTGCGCGAGGACCGCAATCCGCTGGCCGAGGCGGTGGCGGCTTATCGCGGCGGGTATCTTCCTGAGGAACGCCGCGATCTGGAGCAGCGGCTGCGCTCGGGGGATCTGCGAGCCGTGGCAACAACGAATGCCCTGGAATTGGGGATTGATATTTCCGGGCTGGACGCGGTTATTCTCACCGGGTGGCCAGGCACCACCGCCTCTTTTAACCAGCAGGCGGGACGTGCCGGGCGGGCGGGTAGTTCCGGTTTGGCCGTCTTTATTGGAACCTCGAATCCGCTGGACCAGTATCTTCTGGCCCATCCTGATGCAATCCTGAGCGCGGGTGCGGAAGCGAGTGTGTTCGATCCGCTCAATCCGAATGTTTTGACCGGGCAGCTGTGTGCGGCCGCGGCCGAGCATCCCCTCACCGCTGCAGATGCCGCAATTTTTGGGCTCCCCGATACCTCGCTTTTCGACGAGTTGAGCGAGCAGGGGCTCCTGCGCCGCCGCCCCGGCGGGTGGTTCTGGGGACACGCGGGGATTAGCGCCCATGAACTGGTGAACCTGCGCGGTGAAGCAAGCACCGTATCCATTGTTGATGAGGAGGATGGGACCATCTTGGGGACGGTGGATGCCGCGCGGGCGGATACCACCGTGTACCCGGGGGCTATCTACGTGCATCAGGGTGTTCCTTTCGATGTACTGACGTGTGATGGCGACGAGGCGATTGTGCGGCATCGGCTGAAAGATGATCTGCGGACTTTTGCCTCGGAAGAGACAACCGTGAAGATCCTCCGTACGCGCGCCAGTACCGCAACCCGGTTCGGGACCTGGGCCTGGGGCGATGTAGAGGTATTCAACCGGGTTATCGGATACCACCTGCGCCGGGCCCGCGATGGCATGTACCTCGGGTTTCATCCCATTACTCCGCGGGAACGCAGCATGGAAACATGCGGGACCTGGTGGACGATGTCATCGCAGGATTTGGAGGCGCTCGGTATCCCCGCCGCGGATGTTCCCGGTGCCCTGCATGCCGCCGAGCATGCCGCCATCGGGATGCTTCCCCTCTTCGCGATCTGCGACCGGTGGGATGTGGGAGGGCTGTCTACCGCGTACCACCTGGATACCGGGGCTGCTACCGTGATTGTCCACGATGCTGCTGCCGGTGGTTCGGGCTGTGCCGAACGGGGGTATCTGGCTGGCCGGGAGTGGATCCGTGCCACCCGCGATGCCGTGGCCGGCTGCCCGTGCCAGAGCGGGTGCCCGCGCTGCGTCCAGTCCCCGAAGTGCGGTAATAACAATGACCCGCTGTGGAAAGAGGGCGCGGTGCTGGTGCTCAGCGCTTTGAGCTGCGCGCTTGATGAGTTGGAGTCCGCGCCGCCGGAACCGTGA
- a CDS encoding TadE family type IV pilus minor pilin has protein sequence MRRPYGVENREAGMVTVEVALGIVSVLIIVLLALGALSAGAQYISLRSASHDIAVLAARGESEEVLRARELPPRAKLHLQRAEDHVNVVVRAQATGPLRALGITMEASTSVDLEPGVLGT, from the coding sequence TTGCGTCGGCCCTACGGCGTGGAGAACCGAGAAGCCGGCATGGTCACCGTGGAAGTGGCCCTCGGGATTGTCAGCGTTCTCATTATCGTGCTGCTCGCGCTCGGAGCGCTGAGCGCCGGCGCCCAATACATCTCCTTACGCAGCGCGTCCCACGATATTGCGGTTCTTGCCGCACGCGGGGAAAGTGAGGAGGTCTTGCGCGCTCGCGAACTCCCACCCCGGGCCAAGCTGCATCTGCAACGCGCGGAAGACCACGTCAACGTGGTGGTACGAGCCCAGGCAACCGGCCCGCTGCGGGCCCTGGGTATCACCATGGAAGCCAGCACTTCGGTAGATCTAGAACCCGGGGTGCTCGGAACATGA
- a CDS encoding DUF4244 domain-containing protein — protein MTTALSPVRSALPAHQGGTFLGSQCHPEAGMTTTEYAVGTLGACAIAGILYWLSQQDWMRELIAGIFRRGLNIA, from the coding sequence ATGACCACAGCACTCAGCCCCGTTCGATCCGCTCTTCCCGCCCATCAGGGTGGCACTTTCCTCGGGAGCCAATGCCACCCGGAAGCGGGGATGACCACTACCGAATACGCCGTCGGAACCCTCGGCGCCTGCGCTATTGCCGGGATCCTCTACTGGCTCTCCCAGCAGGACTGGATGCGTGAACTCATCGCCGGGATTTTCCGGCGCGGACTCAATATCGCCTGA
- a CDS encoding type II secretion system F family protein codes for MGLALCLLVLLLAWVWRPATGRSARRQDGPYLPGTAHQTGRRLPPSDPAFLADLARVALSSGASLPAALEAVSFAVAEEHARLDIGTTAQLLLLGAPWAEAWEGIHPRAHLLREALQPAWENGVAPLTLLGTAARSYRRRRSREARRAAAELGNSLVVPLGVCFLPAFILVGIVPAVAGAATGLFH; via the coding sequence ATGGGCCTAGCCCTGTGCCTCCTGGTTCTTCTGCTCGCCTGGGTGTGGAGGCCCGCCACCGGGCGAAGTGCACGCCGGCAGGATGGCCCTTATCTGCCGGGAACGGCGCACCAAACCGGGCGGCGCCTACCTCCCTCCGACCCGGCTTTCCTCGCCGACCTCGCCCGGGTGGCGCTCTCCTCCGGGGCTTCCCTGCCCGCCGCACTGGAAGCGGTATCGTTCGCCGTCGCCGAAGAACACGCCCGCCTCGATATAGGTACGACGGCGCAGCTCCTCCTGCTGGGCGCACCTTGGGCCGAAGCGTGGGAGGGAATACATCCACGCGCCCACCTGCTGCGCGAAGCCCTCCAGCCAGCCTGGGAAAACGGGGTAGCCCCGCTCACCCTGCTTGGCACAGCTGCCCGCAGCTACCGGCGTCGTCGTTCTAGAGAAGCACGCCGGGCCGCAGCTGAACTCGGCAATAGCCTCGTCGTTCCTTTAGGGGTGTGCTTTCTACCGGCATTTATCCTCGTCGGGATTGTTCCGGCAGTAGCAGGCGCCGCCACCGGTCTTTTTCACTAA
- a CDS encoding type II secretion system F family protein produces the protein MLRRKTRASPPSFDAGLLAVEVAARIDSGADHRRAWLAALARFQPHRESAAVGGTGADAGAPRNGPERDPRGDPAGQIDDVGVPVLLRELWERAPRNPRRARGLLGIPALIAVCRLTHHTGASAARILENCAAALSESSDALGERRIALAGPRSAVKMLAAMPLFGMLLGSFFGGNPVTFLFGTLIGRCCLALALICEVVGILWMRRLVRKAEQWA, from the coding sequence GTGCTCCGCAGAAAAACGCGCGCTTCCCCGCCCAGTTTCGACGCCGGTCTGCTCGCGGTGGAAGTAGCGGCCCGCATTGATTCCGGCGCCGATCACCGCCGCGCCTGGCTCGCCGCCCTCGCCCGTTTCCAGCCGCATAGAGAAAGTGCTGCAGTTGGGGGCACGGGCGCAGACGCGGGTGCTCCTAGGAACGGACCCGAGCGCGATCCCCGCGGTGACCCCGCCGGTCAGATCGACGACGTAGGAGTCCCCGTACTCCTGCGGGAATTATGGGAGCGGGCGCCCCGCAATCCGCGCCGCGCCCGGGGCCTCCTCGGCATTCCCGCACTCATCGCGGTATGCCGCCTCACCCATCACACCGGCGCCTCGGCCGCCCGCATCCTCGAGAATTGCGCGGCTGCGCTCTCCGAATCCAGCGATGCACTCGGCGAACGCCGCATCGCCCTAGCCGGACCGCGCTCGGCCGTGAAAATGCTGGCCGCCATGCCGCTCTTCGGTATGCTCCTCGGCTCATTTTTCGGAGGTAATCCCGTGACATTCCTATTCGGAACCCTCATCGGGCGGTGCTGCCTCGCCCTCGCGCTCATCTGCGAAGTGGTCGGGATCCTCTGGATGCGCCGCCTCGTACGGAAAGCCGAGCAATGGGCCTAG